The Nitrospiria bacterium genome includes the window TACCAAACCTTTTCCGGGCATTTCGGTGGACGTGGTGGATAAGGAGGGAAAACCCGTGGGGGTAAACCACGGTGGTTATTTGGTCATTAAAAGGCCATGGCCCTCTATGCTCCGAACGGTTTACGGAGACCCGGAGCGGTACAAAAAAACCTATTGGGATCCCATCCCGGGGGTCTACTTTACAGGGGACGGCGCCCGCAAAGATAAAGATGGCTATTTTTGGGTAATGGGCAGAGTGGATGATGTCATCAATGTTTCAGGACACCGCCTGGGGACCATGGAAATTGAATCTGCTTTGGTGAGTCACCCCCATGTGGCAGAATCAGCGGTGGTGGGCCGGCCCGATGAAATGAAAGGAACTGGAATTGTTGCCTTTGTCTCCTTAGATGTAGGCCACCAACCATCGGAGGAATTAAAGAAAGAATTGAGGGAGCATGTGACCAAAGAGATTGGTGCCCTGGCCCGGCCCGATGAAATCCGTTTTACAGAAAACCTTCCCAAGACGCGAAGCGGGAAGATTATGCGGCGGCTCCTTCGGGATATTGCCGCAGGGAAGGAGACGGTGGGAGATACCACGACCCTTGAGGATTATTCCATTCTGGCCAAACTAAGAGAAGAAGAGGATTGAGGTTTTTCCGGATAAAAACATGGGAAGACGGCTTAGGTCATTGACAGCCCCCTTCCCTTTTGATACCGTGGCGTCACCACACGTTTTATTTAAAGATTTTACACCCTCACAATAATGATGTTCATTCAAAAATTCGGGTGGCCATGAGTCAAGGGGCCAGGTTTTTCCTTTATATCGTGTCTCTTGTGATGTTGCCGGTCTTTGGGGATCCGAGTCCTTCCTTTGCGTTAGAGGTTGAGATGCCGACCTGTGCAATGATCCAGTATGAAATGGACAAAGGCTCATCCCTAAAACAGGGAATCCTCAGCATTATCACCGCCAACCAAAAGCAGGAAAAAACTCTTTTTAATGCCACCATGAAAACAATGCTCCGGGATGCCATCAAGGAATGTCATCTGGAACCCAACTTGGTTTTACAGGCAGGCTATCAGGGAGGGGTTCCAATCGCCATTATTTTTACCGCAGCGGATGAAGCAGGGGTTAGCCCTGAGACGGTTGAAAAAGCGTTTGGGCAGGCCGGTGCAGATCCCTCCCAAATCAGGAAAGAAAAACCTGAATCCCTAAGATCGGTGAAGCCTCCGATTAGTATTCTTCGGGATAAAAGGGCACCCATTGGTAGCGGGGTAAGGTAGGAGGAAAAAAGTGTTGGAGGGAATGCGGGGAGGGTAGAACAAAAAAAACCGGGTAATGAGGAATGGGTTATGGGTAAAGAGTGGGGGTTAAGGGGGAAAGACCGTTGGAGGTTAGAGGCCTGAGGCACGAGAAAAACCAGATAAACCAGAACAACTAGACAAACTAGACTCCGGCGTGAGTCCTCTGTCGAACGCTCAACCAGAACAACCTGTGGTGAGTTTATCGAACCAAACGAAATCAACCAGACGAACACGAATCTATTTGCCGTTATTCCCGCTCCCCCTTCGTCATTCCCGCGCAAGCGGGAATCCAGAAATGCAACGGAAAGGGAGTTTTATATTATAAAATCTCCCCTAACCCCTCTTTTCCAAAGAGGGGAGTTTTTTAGGAATTTTCCCCTTAGAAAAAGGGAACCCTCCACTTCTCTCCCACTTAAGAAAATGGGGGCCTCCGTTTCTCTCCCCCTTTAGCAAAGGGGGAATAAGGGGGATTTGAGGATTTAGTTTTTCCTCTGAATACACGGCAGTTTTGCTGCGGGGATCTTTATTAAGGTTTTTTGGGCTATAAAACGAGTGTTGCATCTTGGAAAAACATTTAAAAAATTGATGCCGTCATTCCCGCTCCCCCTTCGTCATTCCCGCGCAAGCGGGAATCCAGAAGTCAAAAAACACTGGCTGCCGCGGTAAAGCCGGAATGACATTATTTATATTATTGAAATTAAGAACCAGGTGTTGGGTAGAGAGGAGTTTGTTATGAAGTAAACAGGTTAAAAGGATTTTTGAAAGGAGGTGTTTGGTAAAAAAATTGAGGGAGGAATGAATGAAGAAGGCTCGGTGGTTTCCCAGCAAAAAACAGTTTGCCATAATATTTTTTCCGGTTTTCTTATTATTCAGTTTTCAAATTAGCAAAGCCGCAGAACTCAAATTGGGTCCCTTTGAGATTCACCCCTACCTTCAGATTTCTGAGGGGTTTGAGGATAACGTCTTCCGCTGCGAAGCCTGTGAAAAAGAAAGTGATTTCTTTACCCTCATCACTCCCGGCCTTCAGATTCTTCTCCCTGACCCCAACCATCATGTTTTATTGGAGTATCGAGGAGATTTTTCCTATTACACCAATTTTGACAGTGAGAACTTTGATGACAATGAAGTGACTGGTGAATATCAAGGAAACCTAACCCCTCAGTTGAATATTACAGTGAAAGACCATTTCTTGGATGGACATGACGGCAGGGAGGTTACCCCCCTAAGGGAGATCGATTTTTATTTCTCCAACCGGGCTGATGTGGAGGTGGGGTTTACCCCTCTCCAAGGGGTTTCCATCCAAGGGGGCTTTGGCCATTTTTTGTTGGATTTTTCCGGCGGCGGGCGGAATGATTTTAGAGATCGATCGGATCTTGTTTTTTCCGGTGGGGCAACGGTGGATATCATTTCAAAGACTTCTGCTCTGCTTGAATACTCCTATACAAAGGCCATCTATAATGAACAGTCCCAATCCAGTACCGGCAATTTAAATAATGGTACCCATCGGGTCTCGCCCGGTTTGACCTGGACCCCTTCCAAAAATTCTCACGGGAAGGTTACAGCAGGGTATGCCCTAAAATCTTTTGAGGATTCAGCAAAAGATGAGTTTGACACCGCTATCTTTTCTATTTTCCTGGAGTATGTTCTCCCAACGAAAACCAAAATCAGTATAAGAGGTGGCCGGGAAGTTAAAGAGCCGGATCTCGACGGGCAGGATTTTTACATTACCACAGGAGGTGCGCTGGACGTATCTCATCCCATACTTTCTGTTTTAGAGGGGAGTGTATCTTTTTCGGGTGGACGTGAAAGTTATTATAGAGAAGCGCCATTGACCCCGGGGCGTAAAAGAAAAGATAACACCTACCGGATTCAAACAGGTTTTGACTACACCCCATTTCCATGGTTGGTGGCGGGGATTGATTATTCCTTTTCAAATACAGACTCTAACTGGTTTTCTAACCAGTTTGATTATATCAATCATGTGGTCACCCTTAAGGTGGCCGTATTTAATTAGCAGGAATTAAGAAAATTCCCCTCTTTGGAAAAGAGGGGTTAGGGGAGATTTTATAATATAAAACTCCCTTTCCGTTGCATTTCTGGATTTCCGCTTGCGCGGGAATGACGGAGGGAACCGGGAATGACGAGTTAGGATGAATAATAATACTTTTTCAATAATGAGGGAAATGCTGTTTCCCCTCTTTGGAAAAGAGGGGTTAGGGGAGATTTTAAAATATCAAATCCCCCTTCATCCCCCTTTGCTAAAGGGGGAGAGAGGTGGAGGGTTCCCTTTTTCTAAGGGGAAAAGTTTCTAAAAAATTCCCCTCTTTGTAAAAGAGGGGTTAGGGGAGATTTTATAATATAAAACTCCCTTTCCGTTGCATTTCTGGATTCCCGCTTGCGCGGGAATGACGGAGGGAACCGGGAGTGACGAGTTAGGATGAATAATAATACTTTTTCAATAATGAGGGAAATGCTGTTTCCCCTCTTTGGAAAAGAGGGGTTAGGGGAGATTCTGTAATCTTAAATCCCCCTTCATCCCCCTTTGCTAAAGGGGGAGAGAAACGGAGGGCACCCATTTCTAAAGTGGGAGAGAGGTGGAGGGCACCTTTTTCTAAAGTGGGAGAGAAACGGAGGGTTCCCTTTTTCTAAAGGGGAAAAGTTTCAAAAAAATTCCCCTCTTTGGAAAAGAGGGGTTAGGGGAGATTTTGTAATTTGAAACTCCATTTCCGTCATTCCCGAAATGTTTAATCGGGAATCCAGGGAGTAATGGAAATTAATTTTGGAACCCTAAACTAGGGTCCTGGTCTTCAACTGGAAAACTTGTGGTCATTCGATGGATAGGGTTTTTAATCATTCTTTTTTTGAGTGCTGCGGAAATATGGGCCAATGAGAGCCCCAGTTTACCCATTGATCATGAAGCTTACGAGGGCATTGAACGTTTAAAAAGCCGGGGTCTTTTCAGGCCGCTTCTATTAGATGCCAAACCGCTCAACCGGTATTCGGTAGCCCATCCACTGGTTGACCTTTTGGCAAGCATCAATCAGGAAGATTTCCCGGAAGCGGTTTTTAAGCCCGGCGTTCAAGAAGAGCTTCTAAAGCTTTTAAATGAGTTTCAAGAAGAGGTGGATGATTTAGAAGGAACCGCTCCTCGGCGTTTTTTTTCTTTTCATCTTGCGGATCCTCTCAGTATTGAAATTGGGTATGCTTCTTTTTCCAAAGATAGGCTCCGGCTTCGCGAAAACCACCAGGGTGATTATTTCAGTGATGGTTTTAATCAGCAGATTAAAATCCGAAGCTGGGGGGTTTTAGGAAAACAGATATCCTGGTTTGTGGTTCCGAAAGTGACCACCAACCGGGATGGGTCGGTTCTTGAAATTGAAGAGGGCCTTCTTAAATTCGGGTTTAAAAATTTTGAAATAGGGGTTGGCCGGGAAAGTCTATGGTGGGGACCCGGCTACAATGGTGCCTTGCTCCTTTCTAATAATGCCCCCCCGATGAATTTGATCCGGGCCGGAAGTCGAGAAGCCTTCCAACTTCCCGGTTTTTTGGAGCCGTTGGGATTTTGGCAGTTAACCGGTTTTCTGGCACGGCTGGAAGAAGATAGGGATATTTCCCACCCATTATTGTTAGGCCTTCGGATTGGTTACAGCCCTTCTTCCTTTTTGGAAATCGGGTTAAACCGGATGACCATGTGGGAGGGAAAAGGACGCCCCGGCCTATCTTTTACCGAGTTTTTAGAACTCTATTTTTCAAAACCCAATAAAGCTGGTGATTTTGAGGTTAACGAACTTGGCTCGGTTGATGTCAAAATAAATTTACCAACCCTTCCATTAATTCAAGGGGGGAATATTTATGGGGAGATCGGCGGTGAGGATGAAGCGGGTTTTTTTCCCGCAGACATCGGGTTTTTGGCAGGTATTTATCTGACGGGGTTGTTTAATCAACCCGCTTTTGATTTCAGGACGGAATATGCAAACAACCATGTTCCAGGGACTCCAAATGTGTGGTATGTCCACTCTACATATACATCAGGGTATACCCATAAAGGCGTTATCTTGGGGCACCCGATGGGAATTGATTCGGATTCTATTTTTTTTCAGCTCTCAAAGGAACTGGTTGAAGATTTATCAATTTTGTTTTCATTCGATCAGGAGCGGCATTTCCTCTCTTCTCCCGTTAAAGAAAGAAAACGGGAATTTATATTTGAAATAAAAAGCCGGTTTGGCTGGTTAAAACCGGTATGGATTCTAACCTATGAATATGAGGCAATCCAAAATTACAATGGGATCAATGGGGAAAAAGCAAAAAACCACACCTTTATCAGTCGCACGGAGTTTTCTTTTTAACCTGCAATCTCCCAAAACATTTCCACCCCCCACCTTCCCTCCCCCCATCGATGGGGGAGGCCAGCCTGCCGGCGAGGCAGGGATTAAGAGAGGGGGGAGTTTCATTCTTTTTCTGATTTCTTTTTTAGGGTTTTTGGTCTTTGGAGGAAACGCTTATGGTGCCGCTCCCTCCATGGATGAGTTGCAACAGCAGCTTTTGCTTTTGGAGCAGGTGGATCCGCAAAAGGCCCAGGAAGCCAGAAGGATTTTAGAAGGAAGAGAATTACAGGGGGCGGTGGGTGAAGGTGTTGTACCCCTTAAAAAAGATTCCGAGAAGGCAACCCCCTCACGGGAACCCATTCAAACATCCCCCATCGAAAAACTTCTCACCAGCCGTTTAACGCCCGAGGTTTCTCTTCAGCTCAATCAGTTCGGTTATGACATTTTCCGCGAAACCGTTTCCACTTTTGCCCCGGTTTCCGATGTGCCCGTCGGTCCGGATTATGTGATCGGTCCCGGAGATGAGGTGACATTGACGCTGTGGGGAAT containing:
- a CDS encoding capsule assembly Wzi family protein, giving the protein MVIRWIGFLIILFLSAAEIWANESPSLPIDHEAYEGIERLKSRGLFRPLLLDAKPLNRYSVAHPLVDLLASINQEDFPEAVFKPGVQEELLKLLNEFQEEVDDLEGTAPRRFFSFHLADPLSIEIGYASFSKDRLRLRENHQGDYFSDGFNQQIKIRSWGVLGKQISWFVVPKVTTNRDGSVLEIEEGLLKFGFKNFEIGVGRESLWWGPGYNGALLLSNNAPPMNLIRAGSREAFQLPGFLEPLGFWQLTGFLARLEEDRDISHPLLLGLRIGYSPSSFLEIGLNRMTMWEGKGRPGLSFTEFLELYFSKPNKAGDFEVNELGSVDVKINLPTLPLIQGGNIYGEIGGEDEAGFFPADIGFLAGIYLTGLFNQPAFDFRTEYANNHVPGTPNVWYVHSTYTSGYTHKGVILGHPMGIDSDSIFFQLSKELVEDLSILFSFDQERHFLSSPVKERKREFIFEIKSRFGWLKPVWILTYEYEAIQNYNGINGEKAKNHTFISRTEFSF
- a CDS encoding outer membrane beta-barrel protein gives rise to the protein MKKARWFPSKKQFAIIFFPVFLLFSFQISKAAELKLGPFEIHPYLQISEGFEDNVFRCEACEKESDFFTLITPGLQILLPDPNHHVLLEYRGDFSYYTNFDSENFDDNEVTGEYQGNLTPQLNITVKDHFLDGHDGREVTPLREIDFYFSNRADVEVGFTPLQGVSIQGGFGHFLLDFSGGGRNDFRDRSDLVFSGGATVDIISKTSALLEYSYTKAIYNEQSQSSTGNLNNGTHRVSPGLTWTPSKNSHGKVTAGYALKSFEDSAKDEFDTAIFSIFLEYVLPTKTKISIRGGREVKEPDLDGQDFYITTGGALDVSHPILSVLEGSVSFSGGRESYYREAPLTPGRKRKDNTYRIQTGFDYTPFPWLVAGIDYSFSNTDSNWFSNQFDYINHVVTLKVAVFN